A window of Streptomyces sp. NBC_01224 genomic DNA:
GTTGGCGACCATGGTCGAACTCGTCGACATCCTGCCCACCGTCCTGGAACTCGCCGGCATCACCACACCGCACCGCCACTTCGGCCGCAGCCTGCTGCCCGTCCTGCGCGACCCCGACGCCGAACACCGCACGTACGCCTTCACCGAAGGCGGCTTCACCATCGACGAAGAGCACCAGTTGGAGCGCGCCGTCTTCCCGTACGACCTCCGAGCCCAACTTGGCCAGGAGAATCCCGCATTGGTCGGCAAGGTACACGCCGTCCGCGACCGGGAGTGGTCCTACGTATGGCGGCGCTACGAACCTGCGGAGCTCTACCACCGTGCCACCGACCCGGATGAGCGCCACAACCTCATCGGCCGGCCCGAACACGCGGACACTGCGCAGCGCATGCACGAGGCCCTGTTCACCTGGCTTGTCGACACCACCGACGTCATTCCCGCGGACGCCGATCCCCGGCTACCTGATGTCGCCCTGCCTGCACCAGGAGGCAGCTTCCCAGTCCGAGCACACTGACCCAGTGCATCAGGAGGGCACCGGTCCCGCCGCCGCAGCCCTTGGGAGGTGACGAAATCGGGGCCGGGCTGCAGCCGGCAGCGTTGACTCCGCCCGGGGCAGGACTTGCGCGGCGCACCTGCTCGATCTGATGGGCCAGTCGTGCGGGCCGGATGCTGGGGCGGCGCGCGGAGCGGCGGCCGGAATGGTTCCCCTATTTCGCCCGCCGGTCGCCGACCCGGCAAGGACCTCCGGTCGCGGCACCAGGGCGTGTCCGATGGGTCGGGGGCGATCGTTGGATTCTCCGCCGGACTCGGCCTCGATATCCGGCGCACACGCTTGAACCATTATTGAACATGTTCATTAATGTGCGTAGGGTGGCGGCGAAGTGCTCGAGGGGACGAGCAGCCAGTACGGCGCGACAGAGGCGGGTCGGGGGTCGAGATGGCGCAACTGTTGGGCAGGCGTGCGGGAAACCGGTCGGGGTCTGCGCCATCATCGGTATCGATGGCTGTGCTGTGTGTGGTCATTGCCGCGTTGGCGCCGGCGTGGACCTGGGGGTTCGGCAGTGACCCGACGGCAGTTGTGCTGTTCCCCGTCGCGCTAGCGGTCGGGCTGCCGGTGCTGTGGGGCGCGAGTGCGCTGCTGACCGCCGCATACATCCTGCCGACTGTGGCCCTGGGCCATTGGGCCGGGCGGCTCGCAGGCCACGGGAGACGGTGGTGGTGGGTGGCGGCCAGTAGCGCACTGGGGCTGCTGCCCGCAGCCGGTCTGCCCACGATGGCCCGAATGCTGCACAGCGGGTTCCGCGACTGGCGGCAACTCGCCATGGACGGATTGCTGTTCGCGGGTGCGCTTTGGGCCGTTTCGACGCCGGCCTCCTTTGCCGTCCACATGACCGTGCTGCGTGAAGACGCAGGACGCCCGGTCCGGCCAGTCGGCCACATCCTTCTCTGGGGGACCCTTGCGTTGTCGATCGAACTCGCCGTGTGGTTGGCATGCCTCTGAGCCGTCGCCGAAACCACGCCCGGGCCACGTTCCGACCGGGAGCGAGGAGTAGCCCGCCGATGGGCTCAGGGATGTCTGGAAGGGCATGCTCACAGCCACAGACGCACCGTTGCGGCGGTGACGGACTCCTGAAATACGCATACTCGCGGCAAGCCGGGTCGCCCGACCAATTCGCTGGGGCTTCTCCGGGATCCACTTGCCGCCGGTCTTTGGCATTGTTTGGCCGGATTGCTGGGCACATGGCTCGGGGTGGTTCCTCCACTTGTCATCTGGAGCGGTCGCCTCAGCGGTCACCCGGTTCACGGACGCAGGACTGGAAACTCGGCCTTGGCCCAGAGCGCACGGATGCCGGTGGGATTGTCGACGGCGGGATCGTCCTCGCTGTTCCATACCCTGGCGTGGGTGGTGGAGTCGCTGACCGGCGGCCAGCCCGGGTCTCCGGTGGCAGCGAAATCGGCCCAAGCTCGCACCATGCGGCGTGACAGTTGATGGTCTGTGGGAGTGGGTGTGCCGCCGATGAGGAATGCCAGGCATTCGGCGTCCAGGTTGCCGAAGGCGAAGGGGATGTCCGCGCAGTGCCAGGCCCGCACGATCGCGTCCGGGCGGCTGCGTCGACGGTCGAAACGCGACAGGAACGCCCGGCCGCCGGCCTGGGCATGAAGCTCGGCGAGTCGGTTGCTGTATTCGCCGAACAGCAGGTCACTGAAGACGGCGAGGTATACGTCGAGCACCGGGGCGTGGGGCATCGCAGCGCGGTAGCCGGGCACCAGCCCGTCGGGGAGGTCGAAGTCTCGTACGAACAGGTCCAGTTGCTCGTCGGTGGTGATCTTCGCGCTGCTCCCGACGGCGTCGAGTAGCCAGTACTCCTCCGTCGTGTGGCAGACCAGCAGGTCCACTCCCCGGGTCGCACCGGTGGCCATCCCCGTGAGGGGGTCGGTGGGCAGGATGTCGCCGTCAAGGACGGGGGCGTAGAGAGAGGGATCGTAGTGGCGGGTTCCGGAGGCAGGGTCGCGCCGGTAGTCGTCGACCACTTGGTCGGAAGCGGTGACCAGGGCCTGCGGGGTCGCGGATGCCAGGCCGTCGGGCGTGGCGGGACAGCCCGCTGCTGCGGCGACCTCGCGGGTGGTTGCCGCAGCGATTTCGAGCGTGTAGCAGGGACTGGCGGCGCTGTGGGTGATGGCGCGGTGGAACAGGCCGCGGGCGCGGTCCATCACCATCAGGCAGGCCACCGAAGCGGCCCCGGAGGACTGTCCGGCCACCGTGACGTTGCCCGGGTCGCCGCCGAAGGCGGCGATGTTCTCACGAACCCAGTGCAGGGCGGCGACCTGGTCGAGCAGACCCCGGTTGTCCGGGTAGGAGGTTCCTTCGGCAGCCGGGACGTGTCCGAAGCCCTCGAAGCCGAGCCGGTAGTTGAGGGTGACCACGACCAGACCGGCGCGGGCCAGCGCGGTGCCGTCGAAGTCGGGCTGGGCTGAGGAGCCGAATGTGTAGGCACCGCCGTGGATCCAGACCAGGACGGGCAGGCAGCCGCCGTCCGGGACAGGGGTCCAGATATTGACGGTGAGGATGTCGTTGTTGTCAGGGGACCACGCGGGTGCGCCGGGCAGTTGTGCCGACTGCGGGGCGATCGCGCCGAAGTCCGTGCAGTTCCGCACTCCGGTCCACGCCGGTGCCGGGCGTGGTTCCCGGAACCGGTTGGCGCCGAACGGTGCGGCGGCATAGGGAATGCCGAGGACGGCGACGACGTCGGGAGCGGCACGACGGCCTCTGACCGAACCGTTCCTCGTCTTGAAGATGTTCAAGGAGTCTGCCTCTCGCTGCACGTCAGGCCGCCGGGTGGGGGCGGCTGAGCGTCAGCTTTCCATCGCTCGGCGCCTCAGGACCAACACCGAGATCATGATGATTGACGCATCCACGATGTTAATCCCCCGCCGCTCAGAACGCGTCGCAGCCGACTGGCCGGTTCTCTTTGCCGTACGGGACGCTTGCGGGCCTGTACCTCTGTGGTGAACAGGCTTCTTGTCGCGGCGGGTGGGGTGTCGGCGCTTTTTTCCAGGCTGCTCGCGTGATCTTGCGTAGTCCTTCTGCGGATGTGGTCCGGCCGTCGCCTGAATACGGTGAGGCGCCTGTTGGAGTCGGCGCGTGAGCAAGCGACGTCGGATGGCGACCGCGCACGTGGGCAAGCGGTACCTCGGCTCGGTCGGGAAGATCGACCGCGGTGTCGTCATCGTGACCACGTGCTGGGCGGACGAGCGCGTCCACTGGCCTCTGCACGCCGTGCCCACCACGTCCCGAGGGGAAGAATGCCCCTGACATCCGCACGAAACTGCAGATTGCAGCCGCCCTGGCCCGTGAAGCCCTGGCGGTGGGAGTGTCCTTGCGAGCAGCGGCCGCCGACTGCACCTACGGCGATCAGGATGCCGTCCGCGGCGAACTGGCCGCCGTGGGACTCCCGTTCGTGACGGCACTCGAGCCCCGACGGGGTACACGGGCCTATGGCAACGAGGCGTATGAGCCCGCCGATGCCTCCCGCGATCCGGCCTGGGGCGGTCCGGACGCTCCCGGGGGCTGGAACATGGTCACGCGCACCTTCCGAGAGGGGCACACAGCCACGTGGTGGGCCGTCGACACACCGCTGGGCTGGTGGGGCCTGACGGCACCACGCGGCTGGTGGCGGCCACCACCGACCCCACCATCAGGCCAACGCCATGCGTAAAGGAGTCAACGCCCGTGTCTTCTGACCTCGCCACCAGTGAGTTCGGCCCGAAGAGCAATCAACTGCCCTGTCTGGGAAGTTGAGTTCGTGCCACACCCGAGGCAGTTCTGCAGTGTTAGCTCTTCCAAGCCGAGAGCAGCATCGCGACCGACACCATGACAAGTAGCCCTATGTACGCCCAGGCATAGGTGCGGTCAGGGATCCGCGGCGGGCGCCGCCGCAGAACTGCGATCACCGGGAGAGCTCCGAGGAGCAGCGCCGAGGCGGCGCGGAGGTCAACGAGACCCACCAGGTGCACGTGTGCGTCAGCGGCGGCGGGGACCGCGGCGCCGCCCAGGGACACTGCGGTGGCCGGGAGCGCGATGGCGAGGGTGAGGGGGTTGGCCAGCGCAGTCGCCACGTGCATCGTGTGCCCGGCCCGCCGCATCGCGGGGACGGTCATGACGCTACCTCCCACGCCGAGGAAGGCCGCGACCGCGCCGACCGGCACGCCGAGGACGGCTGGCAGCGGACGCGGAGCGTCGGGGGCTGCCTCGACCCGGGGGTCCGGGCGCAGGAAGCCGGGGCGCAGGAGCAAGTCGGCGATGGTGAGAGCGATGTACGCGACGAACGCCCAGCGGGCCAGATCGGCCGGGGTGAGGCGCGTGGCGAGCGCGCCGGCCGAAGCGCCGGCCGCCAGCAGGAGGAGCAGCGTGCCGCCGCCGCGGAGCGCGAGGAGCACCCGCCGCGGTGTGATGGCTGTCGCGAATCCCGCGTTCACCACCATCACCAGGGCCGAGGTGGCCGTCGCCACCCGCATCGCGTCCGCGCCGAGTGCGACGTCCGCCCACACCACGACCGGCACCGCGACGAACCCGCCGCCGAACCCGAACAACACTGTCGTCGCCCCGGTGAGGAGTCCGATCCCGATCAATGCCACAACGTCCATGGGTCCCACTTCACCAGCTCCGACGGATTTCTCGCATGCGATGGTCGGCGCCATTCCTTCGAGTCTCAGCCATTAGGATGGCTGGGTGAAGAACGTCTCCCTGGCCGACGTCGACCACGTCGACCGGGTCGTCCTGCCGATAGGCACCGACTACCCGCCCGGCCACGTACTGGACTGGCACGAACACCGGCGCGCACAGTTCCTCTACGGCGCCACCGGGGTCATGGTCGTCGACACCACCGAAGGCACCTGGACCGTTCCGCCCGAGCGCGCCGTACTGATTCCGGCTGCCACCCGGCACCGGGTCCGCATGCTGGGGGTGAGCACCCGGAGTCTGTACATCGAGCCGGATGTCATTCCCTGGTGGCCCGTCACCTGCACGGTCGTGGACGTTCCGCCGCTGTTGCGTGAACTGCTCCTGGCCGCTGTCGAGTTCGAGATCGACTACAGCCTGTCCGGGCGGGAGGGAAGCATTGCCGCCCTCCTCCTGCACGAGATCGCGGAGCGCGCCCCTCTCCCGTTCCACGTCGGGATTCCCGCTGCCGCTGACCTCGCGAGGCTCTGCCGCGAGTACCTGGCCGCCCCGGACGCCGGCGTCACCAACGCCGCATGGGCCGCGAGGGTGGCCATGAGCGAACGCGCCTTCACCCGGCGCTTCCGCTCAGAGGTCGGTGACAGCCCCGCCATCTGGCGGGCCCGCGCCCGCCTGCTCGCGGCCGTGCCGCTGCTGCGCACTGCGTCGGTCAGCGAGGTCGGCGGCCGTCTCGGCTACGCCTCTCCCGCCGCGTTCACCGCCGCCTTCACGCGCACCTTCGGCATGCCCCCGTCCCGCTTCGCCGCGAGCCGTCAAGGTGGCGGTCCCAGCCGGAGCCGCAAC
This region includes:
- a CDS encoding sulfatase-like hydrolase/transferase, which produces MAAPHPPFEAPEPWFSMYDRAAMPDPVAPAEDPDSEPAYMTAVRERYGLDRVTPELWREIVATYYGMVSRMDAHLGRVLAHVDDETTVTLFFADHGEYLGDHGLIEKWPTSMHSCVTRDPLIIAGGGLPGGQQLATMVELVDILPTVLELAGITTPHRHFGRSLLPVLRDPDAEHRTYAFTEGGFTIDEEHQLERAVFPYDLRAQLGQENPALVGKVHAVRDREWSYVWRRYEPAELYHRATDPDERHNLIGRPEHADTAQRMHEALFTWLVDTTDVIPADADPRLPDVALPAPGGSFPVRAH
- a CDS encoding carboxylesterase/lipase family protein, yielding MNIFKTRNGSVRGRRAAPDVVAVLGIPYAAAPFGANRFREPRPAPAWTGVRNCTDFGAIAPQSAQLPGAPAWSPDNNDILTVNIWTPVPDGGCLPVLVWIHGGAYTFGSSAQPDFDGTALARAGLVVVTLNYRLGFEGFGHVPAAEGTSYPDNRGLLDQVAALHWVRENIAAFGGDPGNVTVAGQSSGAASVACLMVMDRARGLFHRAITHSAASPCYTLEIAAATTREVAAAAGCPATPDGLASATPQALVTASDQVVDDYRRDPASGTRHYDPSLYAPVLDGDILPTDPLTGMATGATRGVDLLVCHTTEEYWLLDAVGSSAKITTDEQLDLFVRDFDLPDGLVPGYRAAMPHAPVLDVYLAVFSDLLFGEYSNRLAELHAQAGGRAFLSRFDRRRSRPDAIVRAWHCADIPFAFGNLDAECLAFLIGGTPTPTDHQLSRRMVRAWADFAATGDPGWPPVSDSTTHARVWNSEDDPAVDNPTGIRALWAKAEFPVLRP
- a CDS encoding sulfite exporter TauE/SafE family protein, whose protein sequence is MDVVALIGIGLLTGATTVLFGFGGGFVAVPVVVWADVALGADAMRVATATSALVMVVNAGFATAITPRRVLLALRGGGTLLLLLAAGASAGALATRLTPADLARWAFVAYIALTIADLLLRPGFLRPDPRVEAAPDAPRPLPAVLGVPVGAVAAFLGVGGSVMTVPAMRRAGHTMHVATALANPLTLAIALPATAVSLGGAAVPAAADAHVHLVGLVDLRAASALLLGALPVIAVLRRRPPRIPDRTYAWAYIGLLVMVSVAMLLSAWKS
- a CDS encoding AraC family transcriptional regulator, which gives rise to MKNVSLADVDHVDRVVLPIGTDYPPGHVLDWHEHRRAQFLYGATGVMVVDTTEGTWTVPPERAVLIPAATRHRVRMLGVSTRSLYIEPDVIPWWPVTCTVVDVPPLLRELLLAAVEFEIDYSLSGREGSIAALLLHEIAERAPLPFHVGIPAAADLARLCREYLAAPDAGVTNAAWAARVAMSERAFTRRFRSEVGDSPAIWRARARLLAAVPLLRTASVSEVGGRLGYASPAAFTAAFTRTFGMPPSRFAASRQGGGPSRSRNS